A window of Pseudomonadota bacterium contains these coding sequences:
- a CDS encoding IclR family transcriptional regulator, which produces MNDYSAPIIKKAIDIIVLIGKENRPLGVSEISKTLIYSKSTTYGVLKALSEVGFLYKDSETKKYSIGKKLLRLSKIIYKNQDILFIIRPFLENLAELIDETVFFGVNENDALKILSVVEAKKSLKLSAPVGTKMPLTAGAAGKVFFSALKNDEIISILNEKGLPKYTENTITDLDDFIREIEKTRELGYGVDLEEYLKGVRAVASLIYQDNHPLGAIWVVGFSNSIIDEKLQFIIKQLKITAERINKRISFSTHMDEGRKAKES; this is translated from the coding sequence ATGAACGACTACAGCGCGCCAATTATAAAAAAGGCAATCGATATTATTGTGTTAATCGGAAAAGAGAACCGGCCGCTCGGCGTTTCGGAAATTTCCAAGACTCTCATCTATAGTAAAAGCACAACATATGGAGTTTTAAAGGCACTTAGCGAAGTGGGTTTTCTATATAAGGATTCCGAAACAAAGAAATACTCAATCGGAAAAAAATTGCTGAGACTTTCAAAGATTATTTATAAAAATCAGGATATTCTTTTTATCATAAGACCATTTTTAGAAAACCTTGCTGAATTGATAGATGAAACAGTTTTCTTCGGGGTAAATGAAAATGATGCATTAAAAATACTCAGTGTTGTCGAAGCTAAAAAAAGTCTTAAGTTGTCTGCTCCGGTAGGGACAAAGATGCCCTTAACTGCCGGAGCTGCCGGAAAGGTATTTTTTTCTGCTTTGAAAAATGATGAGATAATTTCGATTTTAAATGAAAAAGGCCTGCCGAAATACACTGAGAACACTATCACAGACTTGGATGACTTTATCAGGGAAATCGAGAAGACAAGGGAATTGGGATACGGGGTTGATCTTGAGGAATATCTGAAAGGCGTCAGGGCTGTGGCAAGCCTTATTTATCAGGACAATCATCCCTTGGGCGCTATCTGGGTTGTAGGTTTTTCAAATTCGATAATTGATGAAAAACTTCAATTTATCATCAAACAATTAAAAATCACTGCGGAACGGATAAACAAAAGGATTTCATTCAGTACACATATGGATGAAGGCAGGAAGGCAAAGGAATCATGA
- the proC gene encoding pyrroline-5-carboxylate reductase codes for MDKIGIIGLGNMGEAIVKTLLKSGAKKESVLCFEIKPERAMFIEDRYKVKFIGSVEELIKKVKYIILSIKPQDSKKLLNDIAPLIDDKKIIISIMAGITLSNLLSAIGKPIKAIRMMPNICVKVGEGAIGIAPGPDIKKDELEAVKTIILPMGKTVEVGEELMDAITALGGSGPAFFLLFLEAMIDAGVKMGIARDKSKTICTQVVKGTLKMLEEEGIHPTLMKEMITSPAGTTISGLAILEESAFKGNIMKAVEISTKRAKELSL; via the coding sequence ATGGATAAAATTGGAATCATAGGACTTGGCAACATGGGAGAAGCTATTGTAAAAACTCTTTTAAAAAGCGGTGCTAAAAAAGAATCGGTACTATGTTTTGAGATAAAGCCGGAAAGGGCAATGTTTATAGAAGACAGATATAAAGTAAAATTTATTGGCAGCGTCGAAGAGCTGATAAAAAAAGTAAAGTATATCATTCTATCAATAAAACCACAGGATTCTAAAAAGCTGTTAAATGACATCGCCCCTCTTATTGATGATAAAAAAATCATCATATCCATTATGGCCGGCATTACCCTTTCGAATTTGTTGTCGGCCATAGGTAAACCGATAAAAGCAATCAGAATGATGCCTAATATTTGTGTGAAAGTAGGGGAAGGCGCAATCGGCATTGCGCCAGGACCTGATATCAAGAAGGACGAACTGGAAGCAGTTAAAACCATCATTTTGCCTATGGGGAAAACAGTAGAAGTAGGGGAAGAACTGATGGATGCCATTACCGCCCTTGGGGGAAGCGGGCCTGCTTTTTTCCTGCTTTTCCTTGAAGCCATGATTGATGCAGGTGTAAAAATGGGTATTGCAAGGGATAAATCAAAGACCATATGTACCCAGGTAGTTAAGGGCACCTTAAAGATGCTGGAAGAGGAAGGGATTCACCCTACCCTGATGAAAGAGATGATCACATCTCCTGCCGGAACTACCATATCCGGCCTTGCAATTTTGGAGGAAAGCGCTTTTAAGGGAAACATCATGAAAGCAGTTGAAATATCCACGAAAAGGGCAAAAGAACTTTCATTATGA
- a CDS encoding methyltransferase domain-containing protein, which produces MDKSFHGKGGMINFADLAGMPFGIRYGQYEIYEPTMEDIVMYGIKRETQIVFPKDAAFICLRLGLMHGSRMLEIGTGSGALTFIFSCVVGPGGSVVSFEKEERHYKNAKKNIERFAKWDNTRLYCGDVVEYEDGGFDAAFIDVREPWMYFDKASELLKGSGLLGMIVPTANQITDILKELNKRFGDIEVLEIMLRRYKTVAERVRPVDRMVAHTGYLVFARKIEDIADSACYGE; this is translated from the coding sequence ATGGATAAATCTTTTCATGGAAAAGGCGGCATGATAAATTTTGCAGATCTGGCAGGTATGCCATTTGGAATACGATACGGTCAATATGAGATTTACGAGCCTACGATGGAAGATATCGTAATGTACGGTATAAAAAGGGAGACTCAAATAGTTTTTCCTAAGGATGCGGCATTTATCTGCTTGAGGTTAGGACTGATGCATGGCTCCAGGATGTTAGAGATTGGCACCGGCAGTGGCGCTCTTACATTTATATTTTCGTGTGTTGTTGGACCCGGGGGCTCGGTTGTTTCATTTGAGAAAGAAGAGAGGCATTATAAGAATGCGAAAAAAAACATTGAACGTTTTGCCAAATGGGATAATACAAGGCTTTACTGCGGCGATGTTGTGGAGTATGAGGATGGCGGTTTTGATGCTGCATTCATTGATGTGAGAGAACCCTGGATGTACTTCGATAAAGCAAGTGAGCTTTTAAAAGGCAGCGGGTTGCTCGGGATGATAGTGCCAACTGCAAATCAGATAACAGACATCTTAAAAGAACTGAACAAACGTTTTGGGGATATTGAAGTGCTGGAAATTATGCTGCGGAGATACAAGACTGTTGCCGAGAGGGTCAGACCTGTTGACAGGATGGTTGCCCATACCGGTTACCTTGTATTTGCAAGAAAAATTGAAGATATTGCAGACAGTGCCTGTTATGGAGAATAA
- a CDS encoding response regulator transcription factor: protein MSDKILIVEDHIAVRKSLRNWLESEFPHILVREAGSGEEAVSIVKKDLHDIIIMDIGLPNMNGIEAVRQIKSYNDDARIVMLTIHEDEVHRRDAEASGADAYVPKRMLQTELLPVLEILFPRNGRKYDI, encoded by the coding sequence ATGTCAGATAAAATATTGATTGTTGAAGATCATATAGCTGTTCGTAAGTCTTTAAGAAACTGGCTGGAATCTGAGTTCCCGCATATTCTGGTTAGAGAAGCAGGGAGTGGCGAAGAAGCGGTTTCTATTGTAAAAAAAGATTTACATGATATAATTATTATGGATATTGGACTGCCGAATATGAACGGAATTGAAGCAGTACGACAGATAAAATCGTATAATGATGATGCAAGGATTGTAATGCTGACTATACACGAAGATGAGGTGCACCGGAGAGATGCTGAAGCGTCGGGTGCGGATGCATACGTGCCAAAAAGAATGTTGCAAACAGAGCTTCTTCCTGTATTGGAAATATTATTTCCAAGGAATGGAAGGAAATATGATATATAA
- a CDS encoding PAS domain S-box protein → MENKDRLKKQDKKYKNADSFYNGEKRFRLLVEQIPLGYQSLNADGYIVDVNQEWLNIMEYSRGEILGRWLGDFLTPEYVESFMKGFSLYKKSGEIHGIELEMVKKDGSIIIVSFDGKIEYDNEGSFSQTHCIMSNITERKKMERLLTESEEKYRALVEGASDAMVLVDIHGNVLEVNRQAEKLTGYSKNELLGLHIGRIHPKEEIERTLKCFEEIVRQGSGLFCNGIILRKNGDTVPVDITGSVIRFSDKIIVQGIFRDVTEQNKHEKALKEAEEKYRNIYENAMVGIFQSTPEGRLLNVNPSLARIHAYESPEDMIQDIADISLKIYPNPDDRKRWRKQVEGQGVAQGFEMQLYRKDKKKIWVSMNVCAVRDTDGKVLYYEGIVEDITVRKQAEKRLKKSQEKLKSLAAKLAETEEDKRQRLAQELHDKLGQNLTAIGINLNIIKSKLPDEVKESIKSHIDDSIALVGQTAECVRDLMAELRTPVLDDYGLVVALKWYGEQYAGRTGIQVIVQGLEPEPRLERRIEQAMFHIFQEALTNTAKHAKATKIAVRIEERNRTVKLIIKDNGIGFDYHRLIVSGRRNAYRGWGLMIMTERAETIGGHLHIESAPGKGTMVVIEIIR, encoded by the coding sequence ATGGAGAATAAAGACCGTCTCAAAAAACAAGATAAAAAATACAAAAATGCCGATTCTTTTTACAATGGTGAAAAAAGGTTTAGACTTCTCGTTGAGCAGATCCCTCTGGGGTATCAGTCGTTGAATGCAGACGGTTATATCGTTGACGTTAATCAGGAGTGGCTCAATATAATGGAATATTCACGAGGCGAAATCCTGGGGCGCTGGCTTGGCGATTTTCTTACCCCGGAATATGTGGAAAGCTTTATGAAGGGTTTTAGCCTCTACAAAAAATCAGGTGAGATCCACGGTATAGAATTAGAAATGGTAAAGAAAGACGGTTCGATAATAATCGTATCGTTTGATGGAAAAATAGAATACGACAACGAAGGTAGCTTCAGCCAAACTCATTGCATTATGAGCAATATTACCGAGCGTAAGAAGATGGAAAGGTTGTTGACAGAGTCGGAAGAAAAATATCGCGCACTGGTAGAAGGCGCAAGCGATGCCATGGTGCTTGTTGATATTCACGGCAATGTGCTTGAAGTAAATAGACAGGCAGAGAAACTTACCGGCTATTCAAAGAATGAACTCTTAGGTCTGCATATCGGCCGTATACACCCGAAGGAAGAAATCGAAAGGACACTTAAGTGTTTCGAGGAAATAGTCCGGCAAGGGTCGGGGCTGTTCTGTAATGGTATAATATTGAGAAAAAACGGGGATACGGTCCCGGTAGATATAACAGGGAGTGTAATCAGATTCTCGGATAAAATTATAGTTCAGGGAATCTTCAGAGACGTTACCGAACAGAATAAGCACGAGAAGGCACTAAAAGAGGCAGAAGAAAAATACCGGAATATCTACGAAAATGCTATGGTCGGTATCTTCCAAAGCACGCCTGAAGGACGTTTATTGAATGTCAATCCGTCCCTGGCGAGGATACATGCCTATGAAAGTCCGGAAGATATGATACAAGACATCGCCGATATCAGCTTGAAGATTTATCCGAACCCTGATGACCGGAAAAGATGGAGGAAACAGGTTGAAGGGCAGGGTGTTGCGCAGGGATTTGAAATGCAGCTCTATAGAAAGGATAAGAAAAAAATCTGGGTTTCTATGAATGTTTGCGCTGTTCGGGATACAGATGGTAAAGTGCTTTATTATGAAGGTATCGTGGAAGATATTACGGTGCGAAAGCAAGCAGAAAAGCGGTTAAAAAAATCACAGGAAAAGCTTAAGTCCCTTGCTGCAAAGCTGGCAGAAACCGAAGAGGACAAAAGACAGAGACTTGCACAGGAGCTGCATGATAAACTCGGACAGAACCTGACCGCCATAGGCATAAACCTTAATATAATAAAATCTAAACTTCCCGATGAAGTAAAAGAATCGATCAAGTCTCATATAGATGATTCGATAGCGCTCGTTGGTCAAACGGCTGAGTGTGTCCGTGACTTGATGGCAGAGCTCAGGACGCCTGTACTTGATGATTATGGTCTCGTTGTGGCGCTGAAGTGGTACGGAGAACAATATGCTGGAAGAACCGGCATTCAGGTAATAGTTCAGGGGCTGGAGCCGGAGCCCAGACTCGAAAGACGTATTGAACAGGCAATGTTTCATATTTTTCAGGAAGCATTGACCAACACGGCAAAACATGCTAAGGCAACAAAAATAGCGGTCAGGATAGAAGAAAGAAACAGGACGGTAAAGCTAATAATAAAAGACAACGGTATTGGATTTGACTATCATCGCCTCATAGTATCTGGCAGGAGAAACGCCTACCGCGGTTGGGGATTAATGATTATGACCGAGCGCGCTGAAACGATAGGCGGACACCTGCACATCGAATCCGCCCCCGGCAAGGGGACAATGGTAGTAATTGAGATAATAAGGTGA
- a CDS encoding heterodisulfide reductase-related iron-sulfur binding cluster, with product MSNKVVYYHGCFANYYNPDSGKALVSILKRNDIEIIVPEQKCCGMPMMANGNPAGAKKNFDFNARMLAEAAAPGYDIITSCPSCNMMLKREGLPFFDSKDARFISERIYDASEYIYKLYLEGKLNTNFGEIPLKVFYHNPCHLRVQNITDVPVALLRLIPGLEVVKVNTNCCGMGGSYGMKKINHERSVEIAQKLWNEIKAANVDAAVTECGGCGLQMAAGTGIRVIHPLVLLNDAYVKGDARKAA from the coding sequence ATGAGTAATAAGGTAGTGTATTATCACGGTTGTTTTGCAAACTACTACAACCCTGATTCAGGAAAAGCCCTTGTATCAATCTTGAAAAGGAATGACATTGAAATAATTGTACCTGAGCAGAAATGCTGCGGAATGCCTATGATGGCAAACGGGAACCCGGCCGGGGCCAAAAAGAATTTTGATTTTAATGCCCGTATGCTTGCTGAAGCTGCAGCTCCCGGATATGATATTATAACAAGCTGTCCAAGTTGCAACATGATGCTGAAGAGAGAGGGATTGCCCTTTTTTGACAGTAAGGATGCACGGTTTATATCTGAACGCATTTATGATGCAAGCGAATATATTTACAAGCTGTACCTTGAGGGGAAACTCAATACGAACTTTGGTGAGATACCACTTAAGGTATTCTACCATAACCCTTGCCATTTAAGGGTGCAGAACATTACAGACGTGCCGGTTGCACTTCTCAGACTTATTCCCGGCCTGGAAGTTGTAAAGGTCAATACGAACTGCTGCGGCATGGGCGGTTCTTACGGCATGAAAAAGATAAATCACGAACGTTCTGTGGAGATTGCACAGAAATTATGGAATGAGATAAAGGCGGCTAATGTGGATGCTGCCGTAACGGAATGCGGCGGTTGTGGATTGCAGATGGCCGCAGGGACAGGAATACGTGTAATCCATCCCCTCGTTCTGTTAAATGACGCATATGTAAAAGGTGATGCCCGCAAAGCAGCTTAA
- a CDS encoding LUD domain-containing protein gives MANIPGLIVVEPSPEQSKHRAAGIFVRKEKRIEGESVKEHLRKIREDARSNNASLIEQLQKTLGKYDGVKITSAKDAKEAVSYIKQIADNTTLASINKSNIVVNELRPGLQAAGFKTYLRYYGEFNNFEEGKFQKKVEDYWSLPGMHGRNLVESFDKRHSITRLSSSGIKDYVAIMGVNAISAEDGTVYFLQHMSNITKDLQQAKKIILVVGIEKILKNKEDALFHTKSMGIYGLESILLDLIPHDIEKYDFESLPELSGENGQELHVIFYDNGRSELLKNGYSDLFLCIDCRACARQCPVGQHIFLDKGMVYSPKNYLLGSLQGWLPPVEVCLHCGRCQVECPVDIDIPTLIWKAQFEHYAEDGRSLKKKMLDDPELLAKLGGMTAPLSNWMVKLWIVKMMTQFFTGVHKDSTLPEFHRQTFRDWFKGGSHE, from the coding sequence ATGGCTAATATTCCAGGTTTAATAGTTGTTGAACCCTCACCCGAACAGAGCAAACATCGAGCAGCAGGCATATTTGTCAGAAAAGAGAAGAGGATTGAAGGCGAATCTGTAAAGGAACATCTCAGGAAAATACGTGAAGATGCGAGAAGTAATAATGCATCGTTGATTGAACAACTTCAAAAAACCCTCGGTAAATATGATGGCGTGAAAATTACTTCTGCCAAGGATGCAAAAGAAGCGGTATCGTATATTAAACAAATTGCCGATAATACGACCCTTGCATCAATAAATAAATCAAATATAGTTGTAAATGAATTAAGACCTGGGCTTCAAGCTGCCGGTTTTAAGACATATTTACGATACTATGGAGAGTTTAATAATTTTGAGGAAGGGAAATTTCAAAAAAAGGTAGAAGATTACTGGTCTCTTCCCGGTATGCATGGAAGGAATCTTGTAGAATCCTTTGATAAACGGCACAGCATAACAAGGTTATCTTCATCCGGAATAAAAGATTATGTTGCAATTATGGGAGTTAATGCCATATCCGCAGAGGATGGCACCGTATATTTTTTACAACATATGTCTAATATAACCAAAGATTTGCAGCAGGCAAAGAAGATTATCCTGGTAGTAGGTATTGAAAAAATATTAAAGAACAAAGAGGATGCCCTTTTTCATACAAAATCAATGGGAATTTACGGTCTTGAAAGCATTCTTCTCGACCTTATACCTCATGATATTGAAAAATATGACTTCGAAAGCCTTCCCGAACTTTCCGGCGAAAATGGCCAGGAACTCCATGTTATCTTTTATGATAATGGAAGGAGTGAACTTTTAAAAAACGGATATAGCGATCTCTTTTTATGCATCGACTGCAGAGCATGCGCACGTCAGTGCCCTGTGGGACAGCACATCTTTCTTGACAAGGGTATGGTGTATAGTCCGAAAAATTATCTTCTCGGTTCCCTCCAGGGGTGGCTCCCTCCAGTTGAGGTCTGTCTCCACTGTGGACGCTGTCAGGTGGAATGTCCTGTTGATATCGATATACCGACATTAATCTGGAAGGCGCAGTTTGAACATTATGCAGAAGATGGCCGGAGCCTGAAAAAGAAGATGCTTGACGACCCTGAACTACTTGCAAAACTTGGCGGGATGACGGCTCCCCTGTCTAACTGGATGGTAAAACTGTGGATCGTAAAAATGATGACACAGTTTTTTACGGGTGTCCATAAAGATTCCACCTTGCCTGAATTTCATCGCCAGACTTTCAGAGACTGGTTCAAGGGAGGCTCTCATGAGTAA
- a CDS encoding response regulator transcription factor — protein MNITVFLVDDHSVVRDGLKLLLETQPDIKVVGDAANGRDAVRKIAKLSPDVVIMDIFMPELNGIEATRKILELCPSTKIVILSMYSTPEHIFQGLHAGASGYILKESAGSEVINAARSVYMGKRYLSEKISGIVIDEYVKHRQVDELKSPLARLSQREREILQLLADGKTNAEIAGILFVSPKTIETYRSRLMHKLGINDLPSLVKFAILHGLTLL, from the coding sequence GTGAATATTACAGTCTTTCTTGTTGATGATCATTCTGTTGTTCGTGACGGTCTTAAACTGCTCCTCGAAACGCAGCCTGATATAAAAGTGGTTGGTGATGCTGCAAACGGACGTGATGCAGTGCGTAAAATCGCAAAACTCAGTCCTGATGTGGTAATTATGGACATTTTCATGCCTGAGTTGAATGGAATTGAAGCAACGAGAAAAATTCTTGAACTGTGTCCATCTACAAAGATAGTTATTCTTTCAATGTATTCCACTCCAGAGCATATATTTCAAGGCCTCCATGCAGGCGCATCCGGTTATATACTGAAAGAATCGGCAGGCTCGGAGGTGATTAATGCAGCGCGTTCCGTCTATATGGGCAAGCGGTATCTAAGTGAAAAGATCTCAGGTATAGTAATAGATGAGTACGTAAAACATCGCCAGGTAGACGAATTAAAAAGCCCTCTTGCACGTCTGAGCCAACGTGAGAGGGAAATACTCCAGTTGCTTGCCGATGGAAAAACAAATGCGGAAATTGCCGGCATCCTTTTCGTTTCTCCAAAGACAATTGAAACCTATCGGAGTCGTTTAATGCATAAACTTGGCATTAATGATCTCCCAAGTCTTGTAAAATTTGCCATTCTGCACGGCCTAACCTTGCTTTAA
- a CDS encoding aldehyde ferredoxin oxidoreductase — translation MSLDRKVAIVDLTTGKIDIKAIPLAVRKQFLGGRGLAAYLLYNYSKPGCDPLGPDNAVIFSAGILGGMLASASARTDVMTKNPLTGLLGSGNFGGFFAPELRYAGFDHIVVIGKAAKPVYIFVHDGEVEIKDAKNLWGKTVTEAQWAVREELGDPDVKCAVCGPAAEKLVRYANVMTGIKNANGRGGGGCTMGSKNLKMVAARGTMDIKIAHPHEALEFDKRFIEQITSAKVNQTMGVLGTPFIWGATNSWGGIRTNNFQFNQLLNADPIEPEEIDEWSKESMGSEYNMSACFGCQVHCRAKYKIPDTPLARKYGLVGKYDEGPEYTSQGAFNGEPGCTGLDTLLMGNHLVDQYGVDNLEIGSTISWAMELYEKGILTTKETDGLDLRFGNDDAVIAMIHHICKRDTWLGDVLAEGGIRASEKIGKDSFKLLIHMKGMQNLHSDERATPALALNLALASRGSDHLRSRPAIDLYHLPVDVMRRIYSSPVAYDGPLSSDHTEYIGKPWQVAWHENCYMAVDCLGICKYHTTFLGATLPNFEDWAKVLYYNVGLEMTPKDIWDVAERSNMVERLFNIREGMKKDDPFKGEILAERYFTEPCKRGAPDVIGKKIDKPKFLEMRALFYKYKGLDENGVPTPESLKKYGLENLDKEPLRI, via the coding sequence ATGTCTCTAGATAGAAAAGTTGCAATAGTCGATCTTACAACAGGTAAGATCGACATAAAAGCTATTCCTTTAGCAGTCAGGAAACAGTTTCTTGGCGGCAGAGGGCTTGCAGCATATTTGCTTTACAATTACTCAAAACCGGGTTGTGATCCTTTGGGGCCTGATAACGCAGTTATTTTCAGCGCCGGTATTCTCGGTGGTATGCTTGCATCAGCATCCGCCAGAACAGATGTTATGACGAAAAATCCCCTTACAGGCCTTCTGGGAAGCGGCAACTTTGGCGGTTTCTTTGCCCCCGAACTCAGGTATGCAGGTTTTGATCACATTGTCGTAATAGGCAAAGCTGCAAAACCAGTATATATATTTGTTCATGACGGCGAAGTGGAAATAAAGGATGCAAAGAACCTCTGGGGAAAAACAGTTACAGAAGCTCAGTGGGCAGTAAGGGAAGAGCTTGGAGACCCTGATGTAAAGTGCGCAGTTTGCGGCCCTGCTGCTGAGAAGTTGGTAAGATATGCCAACGTTATGACAGGCATAAAGAATGCCAACGGAAGAGGCGGCGGCGGATGTACAATGGGCTCCAAGAACCTGAAAATGGTTGCAGCACGCGGAACCATGGATATCAAGATTGCCCATCCACATGAGGCACTTGAATTCGACAAGAGGTTTATTGAACAGATCACCAGCGCAAAAGTCAACCAGACCATGGGTGTGCTGGGAACACCTTTTATCTGGGGTGCAACTAACTCCTGGGGGGGCATAAGAACAAACAACTTCCAGTTTAATCAGCTTCTCAATGCCGATCCGATAGAGCCTGAAGAAATCGATGAATGGTCAAAAGAAAGTATGGGCAGTGAATACAACATGTCGGCATGTTTCGGCTGCCAGGTACACTGCCGCGCCAAATACAAAATTCCTGATACACCCCTTGCACGGAAATACGGCCTTGTCGGCAAATACGATGAAGGTCCGGAATATACATCTCAGGGCGCTTTCAACGGCGAACCGGGATGTACAGGACTTGATACGCTGCTCATGGGCAACCACCTCGTTGATCAGTACGGTGTTGACAACCTTGAAATCGGAAGCACTATCTCCTGGGCAATGGAACTCTATGAGAAGGGAATATTAACAACCAAAGAGACTGATGGTCTTGATTTGAGATTCGGAAATGATGATGCTGTTATTGCAATGATTCACCATATATGCAAGAGAGACACCTGGCTTGGTGACGTTCTTGCCGAGGGAGGCATCAGGGCATCTGAGAAGATCGGTAAAGATTCATTTAAATTACTCATTCACATGAAGGGTATGCAGAACCTTCACTCTGACGAAAGGGCAACCCCGGCTCTTGCACTAAATCTCGCACTTGCCTCAAGAGGTTCCGACCACTTGAGAAGCAGGCCGGCTATCGACCTGTACCATCTGCCGGTTGATGTTATGAGAAGGATATACAGCAGCCCTGTTGCATATGATGGGCCCTTGAGCTCCGACCATACGGAATATATCGGAAAACCATGGCAGGTTGCATGGCATGAAAACTGCTACATGGCCGTTGACTGCCTCGGCATATGCAAGTATCATACAACATTCCTTGGGGCAACATTGCCGAACTTTGAAGACTGGGCAAAGGTCCTTTATTATAATGTAGGACTTGAGATGACTCCGAAGGATATATGGGATGTTGCAGAAAGATCTAATATGGTTGAGAGACTGTTCAACATAAGAGAAGGTATGAAGAAAGACGATCCCTTCAAAGGCGAAATTCTGGCAGAACGTTACTTTACTGAACCTTGTAAGCGTGGAGCACCGGATGTTATCGGCAAAAAAATTGACAAACCAAAGTTTCTGGAAATGAGGGCTCTGTTCTATAAATATAAAGGTCTTGATGAGAATGGCGTACCCACACCGGAATCACTGAAGAAGTACGGACTTGAAAATCTCGATAAAGAACCATTACGTATATAG
- a CDS encoding protein-L-isoaspartate(D-aspartate) O-methyltransferase: MILNEYASKRQQMVDSQIVPRGIKDIRIINAMKKVPRHLFLDEALRSQAYEDYPSPIGEKQTISQPYIVALMTELLQLKGNEKILEIGTGSGYQTAVLAELVDQIYSIERIPTLAKRSRKLLDELKYTNIVITIDDGTLGWREHSPYDGIIVTAAAPYMPKTLLGQLKTGCKLVIPIGEEYIQDLIVYTKEDNDEYSKESYGGCRFVKLIGNQGWES; the protein is encoded by the coding sequence ATGATATTGAATGAATATGCCAGTAAAAGACAACAGATGGTGGATTCACAGATAGTGCCGAGAGGGATAAAGGATATCAGGATTATAAATGCCATGAAAAAGGTCCCTCGACACCTCTTCCTTGATGAAGCACTGCGGTCTCAGGCATATGAAGATTATCCATCCCCTATTGGAGAAAAGCAGACAATCTCCCAGCCCTATATTGTAGCCTTGATGACAGAATTACTCCAATTAAAAGGCAATGAAAAGATCCTCGAAATAGGTACGGGATCGGGATATCAAACAGCCGTGCTTGCCGAACTTGTTGATCAGATATATTCAATCGAAAGAATCCCGACATTAGCAAAAAGGTCAAGAAAACTACTTGATGAGCTAAAATATACAAACATAGTAATAACAATAGACGACGGCACACTCGGATGGAGAGAACACAGTCCTTATGATGGAATTATTGTCACTGCGGCAGCACCTTACATGCCAAAGACTCTTCTCGGGCAATTAAAAACAGGTTGTAAACTTGTTATCCCTATAGGCGAAGAATATATACAGGATTTAATAGTCTACACTAAAGAAGATAATGACGAGTACAGCAAGGAAAGCTATGGGGGATGCAGGTTTGTGAAACTTATCGGTAATCAGGGTTGGGAAAGTTGA